In the genome of Acidobacteriota bacterium, one region contains:
- the paaI gene encoding hydroxyphenylacetyl-CoA thioesterase PaaI, protein MAKTATASRPSSANRYYPAVFMSTSELFDRDRASQALGMELLEVRPGYARVRMRVTAAMLQGHNTCHGGYVFTLADSTFAFACNSHGYAAVASGCSIEYLRPVLLDELLTAEAVETALVGRSGVYEVSVANQAGEVVALFRGRSRRVNSA, encoded by the coding sequence ATGGCGAAGACCGCTACCGCATCTCGCCCTTCCTCCGCCAACAGGTACTATCCGGCCGTTTTCATGTCCACGAGTGAACTTTTCGACCGCGACCGCGCCTCCCAGGCGCTCGGCATGGAGCTGCTCGAAGTGCGCCCCGGCTACGCCCGCGTCCGCATGCGCGTCACCGCCGCAATGCTCCAGGGCCATAATACCTGCCACGGCGGCTATGTCTTCACGCTGGCCGATTCGACCTTTGCTTTCGCCTGCAACAGCCACGGCTACGCCGCGGTCGCCTCCGGCTGCTCCATCGAGTATCTCCGCCCCGTACTGCTGGATGAGCTGCTCACCGCCGAGGCCGTCGAAACCGCGCTCGTCGGACGCAGCGGGGTCTACGAGGTTTCCGTAGCCAATCAGGCCGGCGAAGTGGTCGCTCTGTTTCGCGGCCGCTCCCGTCGTGTGAACTCTGCGTAG
- a CDS encoding 3-hydroxyacyl-CoA dehydrogenase: MKVSIVGAGAMGSGIAQVAAAAGESVLLFDTRTGAAEAALGSIRKRFEQLASKGRMTAADAAAASQRLAAATALSDFANAGLVIEAVIEDLAVKRQLFQSLDAIVAADCLLATNTSSLSLAAIATALRAPERLVGMHFFNPAPLMALVEVVGSVVTAPAALDAIERLAVGWGKSPVRVRATPGFIVNRVARPYYAEGLRLLAEQATDPATLDALLRDAGGFRMGPCELTDLIGQDVNFAVTCSVFHAYFGDPRFQPSLVQQELVEAGWLGRKSGRGFFRYGESAAPPQPQVEPPHPKPDRIAIAGTPGSDALTDALAARIGAAGINVTREPRLPTDTLLQVTDGRTALECELAAGDQPQPTVVADLALDYGTVKRLALAVSPHCGPGAWASVAGALQAAGIAVVRLRDLPALAVMRTVAMLANEAADAVHFGVADATSVDLAMRKGVNYPLGPLEWAHKIGLSRIHAVLAALGAFYGEDRYRISPFLRQQVLSGRFHVHE, translated from the coding sequence ATGAAGGTGAGCATTGTGGGCGCGGGAGCGATGGGCTCCGGCATCGCGCAGGTCGCCGCCGCCGCCGGCGAGTCCGTGCTGCTGTTTGATACCCGCACCGGCGCGGCAGAGGCCGCCCTCGGCTCCATTCGCAAGCGCTTCGAACAGCTTGCCTCAAAGGGCAGGATGACCGCTGCCGATGCCGCCGCCGCGTCGCAGCGGCTGGCCGCCGCGACCGCGCTTTCGGATTTTGCGAATGCCGGCCTGGTCATCGAAGCCGTCATCGAAGACCTGGCCGTCAAGCGCCAACTCTTCCAATCGCTCGACGCCATCGTCGCCGCCGATTGCCTGCTCGCCACCAATACCTCCTCGCTCTCGCTCGCCGCCATCGCCACCGCGCTGCGCGCGCCCGAACGCCTCGTGGGCATGCACTTCTTCAACCCCGCGCCACTCATGGCGCTGGTCGAAGTTGTCGGCAGCGTCGTCACCGCCCCTGCCGCGCTCGATGCCATCGAGCGCCTTGCCGTCGGCTGGGGAAAATCGCCGGTGCGCGTGCGCGCCACCCCCGGCTTCATCGTGAATCGCGTCGCGCGACCCTACTATGCCGAAGGCCTGCGGCTGCTCGCCGAGCAAGCCACCGATCCGGCCACGCTCGATGCCTTGCTGCGCGACGCTGGTGGCTTCCGCATGGGCCCCTGCGAGCTGACCGACCTGATCGGCCAGGACGTCAACTTTGCCGTCACCTGTTCCGTCTTCCACGCCTACTTCGGCGATCCGCGCTTTCAGCCTTCGCTCGTGCAGCAGGAGCTGGTCGAAGCTGGCTGGCTCGGCCGCAAGTCTGGCCGCGGTTTTTTCCGCTATGGCGAGAGTGCCGCGCCGCCGCAGCCTCAGGTCGAGCCCCCGCATCCCAAACCTGATCGCATCGCCATCGCCGGCACACCCGGCAGCGACGCTCTGACGGATGCGCTCGCCGCCCGCATCGGAGCCGCCGGCATCAACGTCACCCGCGAGCCTCGCTTGCCCACTGATACGCTGCTCCAGGTCACCGATGGCCGTACCGCGCTCGAGTGTGAGCTGGCGGCTGGGGATCAGCCGCAACCCACCGTCGTCGCCGATCTCGCTCTGGATTACGGCACGGTGAAGCGGTTGGCGCTGGCCGTCTCGCCCCATTGCGGCCCCGGCGCCTGGGCCTCGGTCGCTGGCGCCTTGCAAGCCGCCGGCATCGCCGTCGTGCGGCTGCGCGATCTGCCCGCCCTCGCCGTCATGCGGACCGTCGCCATGCTCGCCAATGAAGCCGCCGATGCCGTACACTTCGGCGTCGCCGATGCCACCAGCGTCGACCTGGCCATGCGCAAAGGCGTGAACTATCCTCTGGGGCCGCTGGAATGGGCGCACAAGATCGGTCTGTCCCGCATCCATGCCGTCCTCGCTGCGCTTGGCGCCTTCTATGGCGAAGACCGCTACCGCATCTCGCCCTTCCTCCGCCAACAGGTACTATCCGGCCGTTTTCATGTCCACGAGTGA
- a CDS encoding 2-(1,2-epoxy-1,2-dihydrophenyl)acetyl-CoA isomerase, giving the protein MEPYQNIVFELSDGRARITLNRPDKLNSFNEAMHLEVRNAIARARDAHARVLLLTGAGRGFCAGQDLGDRAMKPGDEGVDLGASIEKFYAPLVRSLRDLPLPVVCAVNGIAAGAGVNLALACDLVIATQSAYFYEPFCKLGLVPDTGGTYFLPRLVGTARAMAMTLLGERISADQAAAWGLIWRSVPDADFATAVDTLILQLAQAPTRGLAAIKYALYSSASNSLDQQLDMERDLNRELGHSADYAEGVAAFLEKRPPRFTGQ; this is encoded by the coding sequence ATGGAACCCTATCAGAACATCGTCTTCGAGCTGAGCGACGGCCGGGCCCGCATCACCCTCAACCGTCCCGACAAGCTCAACAGTTTCAACGAGGCCATGCATCTGGAGGTGCGCAACGCCATCGCCCGCGCCCGCGACGCCCACGCCCGCGTCCTCCTGCTCACCGGCGCCGGCCGCGGTTTTTGTGCCGGCCAGGACTTGGGCGATCGCGCCATGAAGCCCGGAGACGAGGGCGTCGATCTCGGCGCGTCGATCGAAAAGTTTTACGCGCCGCTGGTCCGCAGCCTGCGCGATCTGCCCCTGCCCGTCGTCTGCGCTGTCAACGGTATCGCCGCTGGCGCTGGCGTCAACCTCGCCCTCGCCTGCGACCTCGTGATCGCCACCCAATCGGCCTATTTTTACGAACCCTTTTGCAAATTGGGCCTCGTGCCCGACACCGGCGGAACCTACTTCCTGCCTCGTCTCGTGGGCACGGCGCGGGCTATGGCCATGACCCTGCTGGGTGAGCGTATCTCCGCCGATCAGGCCGCAGCCTGGGGTCTGATCTGGCGTTCAGTGCCCGACGCCGACTTCGCCACCGCCGTCGACACCCTCATCCTCCAGCTCGCGCAAGCACCCACGCGCGGCCTGGCAGCGATTAAATATGCACTTTATAGTTCGGCCTCCAACTCGTTGGATCAACAGCTAGATATGGAACGCGATCTGAACCGCGAGTTAGGCCACAGCGCCGACTACGCCGAGGGCGTTGCCGCTTTCCTGGAAAAGCGTCCGCCGAGGTTCACCGGCCAATGA
- a CDS encoding enoyl-CoA hydratase: MAYENILVSREDRVGLITLNRPAALNALSTPLMREVGEALEAFESDPGIGAIILTGNEKAFAAGADIKEMADAGFTDVFLGDFPSGRAAAWKHFATIRKPIIAAVAGYALGGGCELAMACDLILAADTAVFGQPEINLATMPGAGGTQRLTRAVGKSKAMEMCLAGRRMDAAEAERSGLVSRVVPAAELMTEARKVAAKIASLSLPAVMMIKESINAAYEMPLAEGLRFERRAFQSTFATDDRREGMAAFAEKRKPNFKHR; this comes from the coding sequence ATGGCCTACGAGAATATTCTGGTCAGCAGGGAAGACCGCGTCGGCCTCATCACCCTGAACCGTCCCGCGGCGCTGAATGCGCTCTCCACCCCGCTCATGCGCGAAGTCGGTGAGGCGCTTGAAGCCTTCGAGTCCGACCCCGGCATCGGCGCCATCATCCTTACCGGCAACGAAAAGGCCTTTGCCGCCGGCGCCGACATCAAGGAAATGGCCGATGCCGGCTTCACCGACGTTTTCCTGGGTGATTTCCCCTCCGGCCGCGCCGCCGCCTGGAAGCATTTCGCAACCATCCGCAAGCCCATCATCGCTGCCGTCGCCGGCTACGCCCTCGGCGGAGGCTGCGAGCTGGCCATGGCCTGCGATCTCATCCTCGCCGCCGACACCGCCGTCTTCGGCCAACCCGAGATCAACCTCGCCACCATGCCCGGAGCCGGCGGCACCCAGCGCCTCACCCGCGCGGTGGGCAAATCAAAAGCCATGGAAATGTGCCTCGCCGGCCGCCGCATGGATGCCGCCGAAGCCGAACGCTCCGGTCTCGTGAGCCGCGTCGTACCAGCCGCGGAGCTCATGACCGAGGCCCGCAAAGTCGCCGCCAAAATCGCCTCGCTTTCGCTGCCCGCTGTAATGATGATCAAGGAATCAATCAACGCCGCCTACGAAATGCCGCTCGCCGAGGGTCTGCGTTTCGAACGCCGCGCCTTCCAGTCCACCTTCGCTACCGACGACCGCCGCGAGGGCATGGCGGCATTCGCGGAAAAGCGCAAGCCCAACTTCAAGCACCGCTGA
- the paaN gene encoding phenylacetic acid degradation protein PaaN gives MPHPLFAKYQATLDAAVKAIEERGYWSPFVEMPSAKAYGATANDDGKAAYEALLQKPFALKEPGDGKTVGNEVSPFGPKLGIRYSHADPDALVAAAETAITSWRHAGPEAWVGVALESLFRINQRSFEMAYAIMHTTGQAFMMAFQAGGPHAQDRGLEAVAYAWQQMRRVPSSAVWEKPQGKNPPLKMEKHFRIVPRGVALVIGCSTFPNWNGYPGLFASLATGNAVIVKPHPAVILPLALTVQTIREVLTEQGFDPNLALLAAHAEGDDIPERLALNPSVKVIDFTGSPANGEWLERNARQALVFTEKAGVNPIVIDSTADFSGLAKNIAFSLALYSGQMCTAPQNIFVPSAGIKTPEGPMSFDAVADGIAQALHKLLSDPARAVEILGAIQSPAILARLEKAAHAGAVLLASETIAHPQFPEARVRTPLLLRAAAKDEASFMHEIFGPVAFVIATASTAESLALAGRGARERGALTFSVYATDPAVLDQARDIAADTGVSLSENLTGGVYVNQSAAYSDFHGTGANPSANASLTDPAFVAGRYRVTQSRAHI, from the coding sequence ATGCCCCACCCACTGTTCGCCAAATATCAAGCCACGCTCGACGCCGCCGTCAAGGCGATTGAGGAGCGCGGCTACTGGTCACCCTTCGTCGAAATGCCCAGCGCCAAAGCCTATGGCGCCACCGCCAACGACGACGGCAAAGCCGCCTACGAGGCCCTGCTGCAAAAACCCTTCGCGCTCAAGGAGCCGGGAGACGGCAAAACTGTCGGCAACGAAGTCTCGCCCTTCGGCCCCAAACTCGGCATCCGCTATTCCCATGCCGACCCCGACGCGCTGGTTGCCGCCGCGGAAACGGCGATCACGTCGTGGAGACATGCTGGCCCCGAAGCCTGGGTCGGCGTCGCCCTGGAATCTCTGTTCCGCATCAATCAGCGCAGCTTCGAAATGGCCTACGCCATCATGCACACCACCGGTCAGGCCTTCATGATGGCCTTTCAGGCCGGCGGCCCGCATGCCCAGGACCGTGGTCTCGAAGCCGTCGCCTACGCCTGGCAGCAAATGCGCCGCGTGCCCTCGAGCGCCGTCTGGGAAAAACCGCAAGGCAAAAACCCGCCGCTCAAAATGGAAAAGCACTTCCGCATCGTGCCGCGCGGCGTCGCCCTGGTCATCGGCTGCAGCACCTTTCCTAACTGGAACGGCTACCCCGGCCTGTTCGCGAGTCTCGCCACCGGCAACGCCGTGATCGTGAAGCCGCATCCCGCCGTGATTCTGCCGCTGGCGCTGACCGTCCAGACCATCCGCGAGGTTTTGACCGAACAAGGTTTTGATCCCAATCTGGCGCTGCTGGCCGCCCACGCTGAAGGCGATGATATCCCCGAGCGGCTGGCGCTGAATCCGTCGGTTAAAGTCATCGACTTCACCGGCAGCCCGGCCAATGGCGAATGGCTGGAGCGCAACGCCCGCCAGGCCCTGGTGTTCACCGAAAAAGCCGGCGTCAATCCCATCGTGATTGACTCGACCGCAGATTTTTCCGGCCTCGCCAAAAACATCGCCTTCTCGCTGGCTCTCTATTCCGGCCAGATGTGTACCGCGCCGCAAAACATTTTCGTCCCCAGCGCCGGTATCAAGACGCCCGAAGGCCCCATGAGCTTCGACGCCGTGGCCGACGGCATCGCGCAGGCGCTGCACAAGCTGCTCAGCGATCCTGCCCGCGCCGTCGAAATTCTGGGCGCCATTCAAAGCCCGGCTATCCTCGCGCGCCTCGAAAAAGCCGCGCACGCAGGCGCGGTTTTACTGGCCAGCGAAACCATCGCCCATCCGCAGTTTCCCGAAGCGCGGGTGCGCACCCCGCTGCTGCTGCGCGCCGCCGCCAAAGACGAGGCCAGCTTCATGCATGAAATCTTCGGTCCCGTAGCCTTCGTGATTGCGACCGCCTCCACCGCCGAGAGCCTGGCCTTGGCTGGCCGTGGCGCCCGCGAACGCGGCGCGCTCACCTTCTCGGTCTACGCCACCGATCCCGCGGTGCTCGACCAGGCGCGCGACATCGCCGCTGATACCGGTGTCTCGCTTTCCGAAAACCTCACCGGCGGCGTCTACGTCAACCAGTCCGCCGCCTACAGCGATTTCCACGGCACCGGCGCCAATCCCTCCGCTAACGCCTCTCTCACCGATCCCGCCTTCGTCGCTGGCCGCTACCGCGTCACCCAAAGCCGCGCCCACATCTGA
- the paaK gene encoding phenylacetate-CoA oxygenase/reductase subunit PaaK, with the protein MSVYHPLQIAAVTPETRDAVTVTFAVPPELHDAFRFTQGQHLNVRARIEGEEVRRSYSICEAVQAGRLRILVKRQPGGVFSNWANDALQAGQTLEVMPPAGLFHIPLAPERHGRYLAIAAGSGITPVLSILKTTLAAEPHSDFTLFYGNRASSSILFREELADLKDTYLNRFSLVHVMTREHQDLDLLNGRLTAQKCQELLRYWGPLEAMDSVFLCGPHEMNRELAQAFQQAGYPAARIKTEQFASSQQKQPLRALRPVAAKPETTQVMLILDGRQYQFPMERGRETILEAGLRAGLDLRFSCKSGVCATCRAKLVSGEVDMDGNFALEDYEVARGYVLTCQSYPVTEKVTVDFDQD; encoded by the coding sequence ATGAGCGTTTACCACCCTCTGCAGATCGCCGCGGTGACGCCCGAGACACGCGACGCGGTGACCGTCACCTTCGCCGTCCCGCCTGAACTGCACGACGCCTTCCGCTTCACCCAGGGCCAGCACCTCAACGTGCGTGCGCGCATCGAGGGCGAAGAGGTCCGCCGTTCCTATTCCATTTGCGAAGCCGTGCAGGCCGGCCGCTTGCGCATTCTGGTCAAGCGCCAGCCCGGCGGCGTGTTCTCAAATTGGGCCAACGATGCCCTGCAGGCCGGCCAAACTCTCGAGGTCATGCCGCCCGCGGGCCTGTTCCATATCCCTCTCGCGCCCGAGCGCCACGGCCGCTACCTGGCCATCGCGGCCGGCAGCGGCATCACGCCCGTACTTTCAATCCTCAAAACCACGCTTGCCGCCGAACCGCACAGCGACTTTACTCTCTTCTACGGTAACCGCGCCTCCAGCTCCATCCTGTTTCGGGAAGAGCTGGCCGATCTGAAAGACACCTACCTCAACCGCTTCAGCCTCGTGCACGTGATGACACGTGAGCATCAGGATCTCGATCTCCTCAATGGCCGCCTGACCGCCCAAAAATGCCAGGAGCTGCTGCGCTACTGGGGGCCGCTCGAGGCGATGGACTCAGTCTTCCTGTGCGGTCCGCATGAAATGAACCGCGAGCTGGCGCAGGCGTTCCAACAGGCTGGCTATCCAGCCGCGCGCATCAAGACCGAGCAGTTCGCCAGCAGCCAGCAGAAGCAGCCCCTGCGTGCGCTCAGGCCCGTGGCCGCGAAGCCGGAAACCACCCAGGTCATGCTGATCCTCGATGGCCGCCAGTACCAGTTCCCGATGGAGCGCGGCCGCGAAACCATCCTCGAAGCTGGCCTGCGTGCCGGCCTCGACCTGCGCTTTTCCTGCAAGAGTGGTGTTTGCGCCACCTGCCGTGCCAAACTGGTGTCGGGCGAGGTCGATATGGACGGTAATTTTGCTTTGGAAGATTACGAAGTCGCCCGCGGCTACGTCCTTACCTGCCAGAGCTATCCGGTCACGGAAAAGGTGACCGTGGATTTCGATCAGGATTAA
- the paaJ gene encoding phenylacetate-CoA oxygenase subunit PaaJ: protein MVEVGKIREWLEAVPDPEIPVVSVVDLGILRDAAWHGDELEVTITPTYSGCPAVAVIAHDIEAALHAHGVARVKLTTRLSPPWTTDWLSPQGREKLHGFGIAPPELNAIAPRVHCPHCGSSQTECVSAFGSTPCKALYRCRACREPFDYFKPLR, encoded by the coding sequence ATGGTAGAGGTCGGGAAAATCCGCGAATGGCTCGAGGCTGTGCCCGACCCGGAGATCCCCGTGGTCTCGGTCGTGGACCTGGGCATCTTGCGCGATGCCGCCTGGCACGGCGACGAGCTGGAAGTTACCATCACGCCCACCTATTCCGGCTGCCCCGCCGTTGCCGTAATCGCCCACGATATCGAAGCCGCGCTGCACGCGCACGGTGTCGCGCGCGTCAAGCTGACCACCCGCCTCTCGCCGCCCTGGACCACCGACTGGCTCAGCCCGCAGGGCAGGGAAAAGCTGCACGGCTTCGGAATCGCCCCCCCGGAACTCAACGCCATCGCTCCGCGCGTGCATTGCCCACACTGTGGCTCCTCCCAGACCGAATGCGTCAGTGCCTTCGGCTCGACCCCTTGCAAGGCTCTCTACCGCTGCCGCGCCTGCCGTGAACCCTTCGACTACTTCAAACCCCTGCGATGA
- the paaI gene encoding phenylacetate-CoA oxygenase subunit PaaI — protein MTAPFEFCLRLGDTDLILSQRLGEWCGHGPVLEEDLALANVALDLLGQARLWLTLAGEREGCGRSEDQLAYLRDAGAFRNLLLVEQPNGDYAHTMTRQFFFDAWHLPLLETLGSSSDAAIAAIAAKASREAAYHLRRSRDWIIRLGDGTEESHRRMETAIAALWPLTGEMFAADAVDSSVIDLEALRPRWQSEIESTFAHATLAVPSDAWMQHGGKQGVHTEKLGTLLAEMQFLQRAYPGAQW, from the coding sequence ATGACCGCGCCGTTCGAGTTCTGTCTAAGGTTGGGCGATACGGACCTGATCCTGAGCCAACGCCTGGGCGAGTGGTGCGGCCACGGCCCAGTGCTGGAAGAGGACCTGGCGCTCGCCAACGTCGCTCTCGATCTCCTCGGCCAGGCGCGGCTCTGGCTCACGCTCGCGGGCGAGCGCGAAGGCTGCGGACGCAGTGAAGATCAGCTTGCCTACCTGCGCGACGCGGGTGCGTTCCGCAATCTGCTGCTGGTCGAACAGCCCAATGGCGATTACGCCCACACGATGACGCGGCAGTTCTTCTTTGACGCCTGGCACCTGCCCTTGCTGGAAACGCTCGGGTCGAGCTCCGATGCAGCCATAGCCGCCATCGCCGCCAAGGCCTCGCGCGAGGCCGCCTATCATCTGCGCCGCAGCCGCGACTGGATCATCCGCCTTGGCGATGGCACCGAAGAAAGCCACCGGCGCATGGAAACCGCCATCGCTGCCCTCTGGCCCCTCACCGGTGAAATGTTCGCCGCCGATGCGGTCGACAGCAGCGTGATCGATCTGGAAGCTCTGCGCCCGCGCTGGCAATCCGAAATTGAATCTACGTTTGCCCATGCGACCTTGGCCGTGCCCTCCGATGCCTGGATGCAGCACGGCGGCAAGCAAGGCGTTCATACCGAAAAACTCGGTACGCTGCTCGCCGAAATGCAGTTCCTGCAGCGCGCCTATCCGGGAGCGCAATGGTAG
- a CDS encoding 1,2-phenylacetyl-CoA epoxidase subunit B — MLYEVFIRSQHGVAHKHVGSLHAPDAEIAMNNARDIFTRRNEGISIWVVPSEAITASAPGDKQPLFDPAQTKVYRHPGFFKVPPEVKNI, encoded by the coding sequence ATGCTTTATGAAGTGTTTATCCGCAGCCAGCACGGCGTGGCGCACAAGCACGTGGGCAGCCTCCACGCCCCCGACGCCGAAATTGCCATGAACAATGCGCGCGACATCTTCACCCGCCGCAACGAAGGCATCAGCATCTGGGTCGTCCCCTCGGAGGCGATCACCGCCAGCGCCCCCGGCGACAAACAACCCCTCTTCGACCCCGCCCAGACCAAGGTCTATCGCCATCCCGGCTTCTTCAAAGTCCCTCCCGAGGTCAAAAACATATGA
- a CDS encoding 1,2-phenylacetyl-CoA epoxidase subunit A gives MASVTQSSLADAAFQARLDEGIKVEPRDPMPDAYRKTLIRQISQHAHSEIVGQLPEGNWINRAPTLQRKAILLAKVQDECGHGLYLYCAAETLGVGRAQLIDDLLTGKAKYSSIFNYPTLTWADIGAVGWLVDGAAIMNQIPLCRCSYGPYSRAMIRICKEESFHQRQGFDILVKLSQGTAEQKAMAQDALNRWWWPSLMMFGPPDVASAHSAQSMAWKIKLISNDGLRQKFIDQTVPQADYLGLRVPDEQLKWNEERGHYDIGPIPWEEFNQVIRGHGPCNRDRLETRRRAHEEGAWVRAALDAHAAKHAGE, from the coding sequence GTGGCGAGCGTGACACAATCCAGCCTGGCCGATGCTGCCTTCCAGGCCCGCCTCGACGAGGGCATCAAGGTCGAACCGCGCGATCCCATGCCCGATGCCTATCGCAAGACCCTCATCCGCCAAATCTCGCAGCACGCCCACTCCGAAATCGTCGGCCAGCTCCCCGAGGGCAACTGGATCAACCGTGCCCCCACGCTCCAGCGCAAAGCCATCCTCCTGGCCAAAGTGCAGGACGAGTGCGGCCACGGCCTCTATCTGTACTGCGCCGCCGAGACCCTGGGCGTCGGACGCGCCCAACTCATTGACGACCTGCTCACCGGCAAAGCCAAGTATTCCAGCATCTTCAACTACCCCACGCTCACCTGGGCCGACATCGGCGCTGTCGGCTGGCTCGTCGACGGGGCCGCGATCATGAATCAAATCCCGCTCTGCCGCTGCTCCTACGGCCCCTATTCGCGGGCCATGATCCGCATCTGCAAAGAGGAGAGTTTTCACCAGCGCCAGGGCTTCGACATTTTGGTGAAGCTGTCTCAGGGAACCGCCGAGCAAAAAGCCATGGCGCAGGACGCCCTCAACCGCTGGTGGTGGCCTTCACTGATGATGTTCGGCCCGCCCGACGTCGCCTCGGCGCACTCGGCGCAGTCGATGGCCTGGAAGATCAAGCTCATCTCCAACGACGGCCTGCGCCAGAAGTTCATCGACCAGACCGTGCCCCAGGCCGATTACCTTGGCCTGCGCGTTCCCGATGAACAGCTCAAGTGGAACGAAGAGCGCGGCCATTACGACATCGGTCCCATTCCCTGGGAGGAGTTCAACCAGGTCATTCGCGGCCACGGCCCCTGCAACCGCGACCGCCTCGAAACCCGTCGCCGCGCGCACGAGGAAGGCGCCTGGGTCCGCGCCGCCCTTGACGCTCACGCCGCCAAACATGCTGGAGAGTAG
- the folE gene encoding GTP cyclohydrolase I FolE has translation MRTASRKTVRAGRAGALGASSSAERQAGVNDAVRRLRAQPRQAPRHSIDLARIERAVREIIIAIGEDPEREGLRRTPRRIARSYAELTAGLRTDPRVYLKTIFHVKYNQIVLLRNIPFHSICEHHFLPFVGHAHVAYLPDKRVVGLSKLARVVEAFSLRPQVQERLTDQIADAIMEGLQPLGALAVLEGSHTCMTIRGIQKPGTAMVTSAIRGIFVESQASRNEVLNLIYGSAGL, from the coding sequence ATGCGCACCGCCAGCCGGAAGACAGTACGCGCAGGCCGAGCTGGGGCTCTCGGGGCCTCCAGCTCGGCCGAGCGTCAAGCCGGGGTCAATGACGCAGTGCGTCGTTTACGGGCGCAGCCACGCCAGGCCCCGCGCCACTCAATCGACCTCGCCCGCATCGAGCGTGCCGTCCGCGAAATTATCATCGCCATCGGCGAAGATCCAGAACGCGAAGGCCTGCGACGCACCCCGCGCCGCATCGCTCGCTCTTATGCCGAACTGACCGCCGGTTTGCGCACGGACCCCCGCGTTTACCTCAAAACCATTTTCCACGTGAAGTACAACCAGATCGTTCTGCTGCGCAACATCCCCTTCCACTCCATTTGCGAGCATCACTTTCTGCCCTTCGTCGGCCACGCCCACGTCGCCTACCTGCCCGACAAACGCGTGGTCGGCCTCAGCAAGCTCGCCCGCGTGGTTGAAGCCTTTTCCCTCCGCCCCCAGGTCCAGGAGCGGCTCACCGACCAAATTGCCGATGCCATCATGGAGGGACTGCAGCCGCTCGGCGCCCTCGCCGTCCTCGAAGGCTCCCACACCTGCATGACCATCCGTGGCATCCAGAAGCCCGGCACCGCCATGGTGACCAGCGCCATCCGCGGCATCTTCGTCGAAAGCCAGGCCAGCCGCAATGAGGTCCTCAACCTCATCTACGGCTCCGCCGGCCTGTAA
- the tsaB gene encoding tRNA (adenosine(37)-N6)-threonylcarbamoyltransferase complex dimerization subunit type 1 TsaB — translation MWTLALETASQHGSLALFEGDRCVGCEGLEGRAYAATLIPAIERLLRAQGLRPAALGLLAVADGPGSFTGVRIGLATVKALMETNHTPAVAVGTLEAVAGASEDEHTLAVMDAGRNMVYVRRDGVEEEEAAEAFASKLEQWRGKAVTPDAALTARWPVLEAIEPRLAPAVGRLALARWRRQPGAADDVLRLDARYLGARWGT, via the coding sequence ATGTGGACCTTGGCGCTGGAAACAGCATCGCAACACGGCAGTCTGGCGCTATTCGAGGGAGACAGATGCGTGGGGTGCGAGGGGCTGGAGGGGCGGGCGTACGCGGCCACATTGATTCCAGCCATTGAGCGGCTGCTGCGGGCGCAGGGACTGAGGCCGGCAGCATTGGGCTTGCTTGCCGTGGCGGATGGGCCGGGTTCGTTCACGGGAGTCCGGATCGGGCTGGCGACGGTGAAGGCGCTGATGGAGACGAACCATACGCCCGCGGTTGCCGTGGGAACGCTGGAGGCGGTAGCGGGCGCGAGCGAGGACGAGCACACGTTGGCGGTGATGGATGCGGGTCGGAATATGGTCTATGTGCGGCGGGACGGTGTTGAAGAAGAGGAAGCAGCGGAGGCGTTCGCCTCGAAACTGGAGCAATGGAGAGGCAAGGCGGTGACGCCGGATGCGGCGCTAACGGCGCGCTGGCCGGTGCTCGAAGCCATCGAGCCCCGGCTGGCGCCAGCGGTGGGGCGGCTGGCGCTGGCGCGCTGGCGGCGGCAGCCGGGGGCAGCCGATGATGTGCTGAGGCTCGATGCGCGCTATCTGGGAGCGCGCTGGGGCACGTAA
- the rimI gene encoding ribosomal-protein-alanine N-acetyltransferase — translation MEETAVFQIRRSTPADVDAIVSVAQTCFGASAWGAAHFAPHPSRVTFVADVADQTCVGYSVLEFAADQAELQAIAVSPSFRRLHIGSALLEAARTLARERGVRTMFLEVREGNALAQEFYRGFGFAPCGRRPAYYRMPEEAALVMSAAL, via the coding sequence ATGGAAGAGACTGCGGTTTTCCAGATCCGGCGTTCGACGCCGGCCGACGTGGACGCGATTGTCAGCGTGGCGCAGACCTGTTTCGGCGCGAGCGCCTGGGGAGCAGCGCATTTTGCGCCGCATCCTTCCCGGGTGACATTTGTTGCCGATGTTGCAGACCAGACCTGCGTCGGTTACAGCGTGCTGGAGTTTGCGGCCGATCAGGCGGAGCTGCAGGCGATTGCGGTGTCGCCCAGCTTCCGCCGGTTGCATATCGGCTCGGCGTTGCTGGAGGCGGCGCGAACGCTGGCGCGCGAGCGGGGCGTGCGAACGATGTTTCTGGAAGTACGGGAGGGTAACGCGCTGGCGCAGGAGTTCTATCGCGGCTTTGGGTTTGCGCCCTGCGGGCGCCGGCCGGCGTATTACCGCATGCCGGAAGAGGCCGCGCTGGTGATGAGCGCGGCGCTGTAG